Proteins from a genomic interval of Anabrus simplex isolate iqAnaSimp1 chromosome 13, ASM4041472v1, whole genome shotgun sequence:
- the LOC136884915 gene encoding uncharacterized protein isoform X1: MNPAGAQKLNPAIVNDYFNKLDVVLSKLGLKSRPQNIYYMDEKGVRLTLHHKQHVLSKTGAKRVHIVSREHAENVTVVACTNAIGNVIPPVVLFKGVRCRKSFKAGLPPCSRVLMTTKGSMTGEVFVKWIEHFAQYKPPGPTLLIMDGTKCHLDISIVDEAEEHEITLFCLPNSTTHELQPLDKAVFCSFEHYWDQQLLHFREQYPEDPDRKLTKDTFSEVFTPVWGKCMNLSNISNGFRAMGIYPFDRTVIPEEAFAPSSVRHREEEQDVEDNAPLSERLAALSLGSRDSAKMKNKINSPFQELMPSSCKKIKKTISAPRKKAITTEHKS, encoded by the coding sequence ATGAACCCTGCAGGGGCTCAGAAACTGAATCCTGCAATTGTGAATGATTACTTCAATAAATTGGATGTCGTCCTTTCAAAACTGGGCTTAAAATCTCGCCCTCAAAACATTTATTATATGGATGAAAAGGGAGTTCGTCTCACCTTACATCACAAACAACATGTTCTCTCGAAGACAGGAGCCAAACGTGTTCATATTGTTTCTCGTGAACATGCTGAGAATGTGACAGTGGTTGCATGTACAAATGCCATAGGCAATGTGATTCCTCCAGTGGTGTTATTTAAAGGGGTTAGGTGCAGGAAATCATTCAAAGCTGGACTTCCTCCCTGCTCAAGGGTATTAATGACAACTAAGGGAAGCATGACAGGAGAAGTTTTCGTGAAATGGATTGAACACTTCGCACAATACAAACCTCCGGGCCCAACTCTACTCATTATGGATGGAACTAAGTGCCACCTCGACATCTCCATTGTGGATGAGGCAGAAGAACATGAAATAACTCTGTTTTGTTTGCCGAACAGTACTACGCATGAGCTACAACCACTGGATAAGGCCGTATTCTGTTCATTTGAGCACTATTGGGACCAGCAGCTTTTACACTTCAGGGAGCAATATCCTGAGGATCCAGATAGAAAACTTACAAAGGACACGTTTTCCGAAGTTTTCACTCCAGTTTGGGGTAAATGTATGAATCTAAGCAACATATCAAATGGGTTTAGAGCAATGGGCATTTATCCGTTTGATCGCACCGTGATTCCTGAAGAAGCCTTCGCTCCAAGTTCTGTGAGACACCGTGAAGAAGAACAAGACGTGGAAGACAACGCACCACTCTCCGAGCGGTTAGCTGCATTATCTCTTGGTAGTAGAGACAGtgctaaaatgaaaaataaaattaattccCCCTTTCAAGAACTGATGCCATCATCTTGCAAGAAAATTAAGAAAACAATTTCAGCTCCTCGAAAAAAGGCCATAACTACCGAGCACAAAAGCTAA